The DNA segment TGCCAGAGTGATGATATTGAAACcccacaagcaaacaaacaagtaaGCTTTATGGCTTCAACAGTGATGAGCTGAGTTCTGACATTTTTACACTCCATTTGCTCTGGCAGAACTGTGAGATGGATAACAGAGGgcagaattttgctttgaaaatacgGTAGCTGCTGTGACTGTCAGCCATTTTATCCCATATACATACTTCCATACATACAACGTGAAATAGTGGACAAAAATCTCCCCATCTTAGAAAAGCATTGCCAAGGCTGAAAGCAGACACCTACACCTCATTTATCTGCTGTAGAATATGGAAGATGGAAAAGGAACAAACCAGTGAAAGAAAGGAGTGTCTCTGGGTCCAGGTTATTGAATGCAATCCTAGAATATTACATTGTTTCACAGGGACAGGTCACtcaaagctaaatattttacGCCTATGACTGATACCATGTTCCTCAATTTCTTGCAGCTGGGTTTGTGCCCCAGAGGTTGCTTTACAGATGTGCTGAGCTATCAGGCAAAACACAGACCAAATGACAGAGAACATTTTTGCACAGAGACAGCACTAGAGAATACTTaatggggggaggggagggggtatgaaagcaaagaaacaaaaattaaaataataacagatCCTAGGTATTTTAAATTGGACACTCAATATTAATGaataattctgaattattttctcacAGCGTCACAGTTTACAAACTGGTTATGCCctgacacaaacacacacatacacacacccaAGAGCAGCATTAAGATAATACTTGTAACTAAGTAGTGAATTATACTGACACTGCAGTATGGagtgttaattaaaaaaaaaaaccaacaaacctaTCAGGATCTTAGTTCTTTCTTATAACACAAAAGAAGGATGTGTTGAGACATacaataatacagaaaatgagtAATGCCTCCAtgtactgaaaaaagaaagcattagtGAAAAAAAGGGAGTGCTCTTATAATAAAGGGCTTCATCAGAACACATGCAGAGTTGGGCTGACTTCAGGCTATATTAGGAAAAAGTAGCCTTTGAGCTTGACTTCACAACCTTGAGAATGTCCTTTCTAGTATAATTTTGGTAGCTGATCACGTGAACAGCGTGTGCACACATTTGTACACAAACACCATGTTAATTTAAGAcgtaagaaatattttattgttctATTCTTATTAAGAAACTGTACTCAGGAGATTCTTTCAAGATTTATATTCATGTTAAAAGTCAACAAATTATTACTAGACTGACATATTCAACATGCTCATATATTAATTCTTGTTTCAATTTAGAATAATAAGAAATGTTAGGAAAATGCAGGGTAAGCAATACACTTGACTATTTAGAACTCTTCTGCAGTTctgtaaaaacaatttttagtTGCACTATACGCACAAAGGCAATGCTGGAAGAGGAATTTGCAGgaaatctgcatttttgttatttctcatttaagCATAGGCAGTTGTTAGCTAATCGTGAAAACTTCAGCtctcaaagaaacaaataaatacttttaaatatactaaacgaaacatttaattttaaccCCTCCCAAAACACCCATATACACAAATTTGTTCATTCTTCCTTGGGGCCAAATTCTGATACCTTTGCTGAATAACAATGAAAACCATCTATCTAAAGTTCTCGCCGAGCAAGTTGCTTTCTTGTATGACGGTACAAGAAGATTATTCCTGAATCTGATAATCtcttctttaaattttattgaTATGGGGGCAAGTCTTACCATCGATGTTTAAAGAAATCCCATTGATTTAAATGTTTAGCTGTTAATAAAGGCTAGTGTTTTTCAACGGTGCCGAAGTTGTCGAGGGGGCTGGAGGTACTTGATGTCCCTGCGGAGTCAGTCTAGAAGTTACCGTCTGTATTGAGGTGCAGATCAGGGCGCCTCTGTTGTTGGCAACATACAAAGTCTCAACGGTGATACCACCTCAACAGAAACGGGAAAAGAGAAGTGTCCCAAACCTGGGATTTTCAGCACACTCCACGGTATGTGGTGGCTGTGCGTATTCCATATCTAGAAGGAAAGTGTGCACAACAACTTAGGTGTCCTAGAAGTAGATATATCTTCAGCCTTTACTCTTCATCAAAGACTCATCTGAAAAGCctattgttttttttctgtaaaaggcAATTTCCCTGTGGAAAGCTGCTCACTGAGCAGAGTTTAAAGCAGTTTCAGGGTCATTTCCCATCTCCGTAAATCTGACCATAGGGGTCTCTTGAAAGAAAATCGCTAAGAATTTCCAACTGGACTATGTAATCACAGCGCCTGGTATcaagaggagggggagtgacATGAAATCACTGACTTGTGACATACATTcctcagcaacagcagctgctgcctaaTGACAGCTAATAAAGGGAATCTTCCCTTGACAGAGCTGCATGCCTGCAGTGGGACTGGAATGTGCCCCAGATAAATCCACTGATAACCTAGGAAGCAGAGATCACACCCAAAGAGTATAAAAGACAAGCTTTGGAAGAGAGAGGATACAACAAGGAAGAGAGAGACCTGAAGAAACATCTCAGAAGAGACAGCTTGAACCTTCCTATTCCCAACAAGCCCAGCGCCATGGACACTAAAGGCTCATTTTCCTGCGGCttcttcttgctgctgctcatcCAACTTCAGTCCAGCAGAGCCAACCCTATTTACAGCCTCAGCCCTGCCAAAGAACTGGCCAGCATGGAGGTGAGGACTCTCTCCTTTTGCAAGGTTAAAGTTTTGGGGTGCTTAGCAGAGTGTGAGGTGGCGTTTTTGCCTTTCTTTCGCATGATCGGATAGCCACATCAGTGATCACATGCCAGGTACAAAGTCTCAGTTCCTCACAGGGGTTCAAAGAAGCTCTATAGAGCAATATCCTCTAGTGTTCACTTGATCTCCTGGGTAGCAGTGGGAAACAAAATTCTGATGTTGTGGGATGTCTGCTTTGGggtttcagttctttttctcttaaagatTGACATTCCTGAGAGTAAAGTcccagagagggaaaaaatcaTCTCAGTAGCTCTATAAGAACAAATAGAAAACTTTCAGGTGGGCTCCTGTTTACCCCACTAAATGGCAGGAACAGTGAAGCAGGACGGCTTCTAGCTTTGCGGATTTAAGAGAACTAACTGGCTGCATGTGCATGGGAGATGAGGTGAAGTGGAGCATGCAAAGTCAAGCTTTTAGAAAAGTTGCTAGAGGAATAGTATGATCATTAAGTGTGACTCAACCAGAAAAGCTTCTAAAAGTATGAAATTACCAGGtgcatattttaatgaattgtAGAGGACATCCACTGTTGCAGGACTAATACAAGCTTAAGACTCAGTCTTGCAAGGTGAAGTCTGAAAGATCAAACCTTTCCTCGGACTGGTACCAGTGACACGGCATCAGATCCTGCAAACAAACTGCTTAAGATGATTAGGACAGTGTCAGCCAAAGCTAAAACTGCCCCACACCTCTAGGCTGTTTTCAGCAGCTAGCTGAGAAGAGTGGCTTCCAAATGCATTCACTGTCAAGCAAGCCATAAGGCTCACTCCTCTTCACCCTACTTCTAGAGATGGACAATTAGATTCTTCTAACTGGTTGAGCTGCCCTTGAGGAGGTTACCTGTTCCCTGTTacacaaagctttaaaaattacagaaaatggcACCCAGGAAGAAGTCATATAGCAGACATAAATTTAGCGTACAGCTATTTTCAGGGATATGGATGTTACTTTAAGGAGCATCAATCCTGCAACTCCAGGGGCAGAGCTTCTCCAAGTAACGTCCATTGAAATAGCCAAGGGTGACAAACAAGCAGATGGTCTTagccaaaagaaagaagagaaaaacaactgCTGGCAAGTAGCATTGCAGGCAACTGCTGAGAACATGGGAGTGGACTATGGGTTCAGAGGTACTTTGGGTACCATTGGCAGGTTGAGTTGTATTTCCCTGTGCAACTTGgaccttgcttttttttcctctgccaagAGCTCTTCTAACCTTGCTTAGTGGCAAGCAGCTGCATTCAGCTCTCAGCTAGAGCTACTCATAGGTGGAATTAATTTGAACAGGGATTTATTGCAGAGGAAAGAGCTCAAGTACCACCAGCAACCCTGATGATCTCCCTAGGGCTGGCTATGGGACCATTGATGAATTCAGAACTGGGTGACTGGAAGAGCTAGCAAATTaccacaaaaccagaagtttcATGAAATTAATCCTTCTCTTGTAGGCTCTGCTGGAGAGACTGGAGGATAAGTTTGCAATGATTGAAGCCCTGGAGTCCAATCCTGACCTGCAAGAGCCCAAACCCCAGGAGGAGATCTCACCAGAATTCATAGATGATAGTGATGACCAGAAAGCTGAAGCTAGGCTAGCACCCATCACCCCTGTGTCCTACAGGGACTCCTTCCTCAAGAGACTGAGGGGACTGCAGATGCCCAGGATGATGAGAGATTCTGGCTGCTTTGGGAGGAGAATTGATAGAATCGGCTCCCTGAGTGGAATGGGTTGCAATGGTGAGTCCCGGCTAAGCCATTTCACTGAATAGAACAGACTGCATCTGCGTCGTGTGACAAGGGAGGAGCAGGTTCTCTTTTAAAGCCTTATTAAGACACAGtacaagaaagaattttaacCTAGTATTTAAGCTAGTactgttttttcaaaagaaaacctgcatcTATTGATTTGCTAGGTAAAAGCACTGCTGTCAACAGTTGCTTATactgagagaaaaacagattCTAGTAACACTTCTTTCATGTTTGGCTTGCAGGTTCCAGGAAGAATTAGGACAACCTCCCTAGCCCCTACTCTGAAGAATGCTTCACAGTACCCGTTCCTCCCAAGATGAAAGCCGGATGCTTTCTACGCTCTTCAACAGAAAGttattcctatttttatttatttatttatttatttatttgatgttttttaaagaacatttcttaCTCTAGCACCAAGAGACcatctttaaataaaactaacaCGTTAGACATCTATGCTGGACCTCTCTCCTGTCTGTTCCATTaaaatttcttgtattttcctaCAGTCAAAAGCCTATGTTTTATTGGTACTCCAGTACCCACAAGGCTGGATCAATCTTACACGAGACGGAGAAAATATGAACTTGGTAGAAATGAAAACGagtttttcactgttttttccccctgcactAAGAAATTATAACAGattagcaggaaaaaagctTGCTCAACATTGAAAGACTAACATGAGTCCTCCTCTAGACAGTGTTTCAGTAACAAGAGAGTCCTTTTGCTGCTATAGATTATTCAGTCAAGGAAACTGCCACAA comes from the Falco rusticolus isolate bFalRus1 chromosome 3, bFalRus1.pri, whole genome shotgun sequence genome and includes:
- the LOC119145125 gene encoding natriuretic peptides A-like; the encoded protein is MDTKGSFSCGFFLLLLIQLQSSRANPIYSLSPAKELASMEALLERLEDKFAMIEALESNPDLQEPKPQEEISPEFIDDSDDQKAEARLAPITPVSYRDSFLKRLRGLQMPRMMRDSGCFGRRIDRIGSLSGMGCNGESRLSHFTE